The following proteins are encoded in a genomic region of Mycobacterium sp. 155:
- a CDS encoding GMC oxidoreductase, with the protein MRSDSSNSHYDVLVIGSGFGGSVSALRLTEKGYRVGVLEAGQRFADADFAKTSWDLRKFLWAPQLGMYGIQRIHLLRNVMILAGAGVGGGSLNYANTLYVPPEPFFNDPQWKGITDWRAELMPHYEQAQRMLGVVKNPTFTDADRIVKEVADDMGCGDTFVATPVGVFFGPDGEKTPGRTVPDPFFGGAGPARTGCLECGECMTGCRHGAKNTLVKNYLGLAESAGAQVHPMTTVTGFEQRHDGLWEVGTVKTGSKLRRHRKTFTASHLVLAAGTYNTQKLLFKMRDTGKLPRLSDRLGVLTRTNSESIVGAQTLTVPTDLDLTHGVAITSSVHPTADTHVEPVRYGKGSNAMGLLQTLMTDGAGPGGTDVPRWRQFLDQGREQPALLIRLLNPARWSERTVIALVMQHLDNSITTFTRRGPGGRRVLTSKQGHGEPNPTWIPVGNEFTRRMAEKVGGIAGGTWGELFNIPLTAHFLGGAAIGADAEHGVIDPYQRVYNYPTLYVADGAAISANLGVNPSLSITAQAERAAALWPNKDQEDVRPAQGEPYQRLDPVAPLHPVVPTDAPGALRRLPIEPVNTTA; encoded by the coding sequence ATGCGGAGTGACTCTTCGAACTCTCACTACGACGTCCTGGTTATCGGCTCCGGGTTCGGTGGCAGCGTCAGCGCGCTGCGGCTGACCGAAAAGGGTTATCGCGTCGGTGTACTGGAGGCCGGTCAACGGTTCGCCGACGCTGACTTTGCCAAGACCTCGTGGGACCTGCGTAAGTTCCTGTGGGCGCCGCAGCTGGGCATGTACGGCATCCAGCGTATCCACCTGCTCCGCAACGTAATGATCCTGGCCGGCGCCGGCGTCGGTGGCGGATCGCTGAACTACGCCAACACGCTGTACGTGCCGCCGGAGCCGTTCTTCAACGATCCGCAGTGGAAGGGCATCACCGACTGGCGTGCCGAGCTCATGCCCCATTACGAGCAGGCGCAACGCATGCTCGGCGTGGTGAAGAACCCGACCTTCACCGATGCCGACCGCATCGTCAAAGAGGTCGCCGACGACATGGGATGCGGGGACACCTTCGTCGCCACTCCTGTTGGTGTGTTCTTCGGGCCTGACGGCGAGAAGACCCCGGGCAGGACTGTGCCCGATCCGTTCTTCGGTGGCGCGGGGCCCGCCCGTACCGGGTGCCTGGAATGCGGCGAGTGCATGACGGGCTGCCGCCACGGCGCCAAGAACACCTTGGTCAAGAACTACCTCGGCCTCGCCGAATCGGCTGGTGCGCAAGTGCATCCGATGACCACGGTCACCGGATTCGAGCAGCGGCACGACGGTCTGTGGGAGGTCGGCACAGTGAAGACGGGCAGCAAGCTGCGTCGTCACCGCAAGACTTTCACCGCGTCGCATCTGGTCCTGGCGGCGGGCACGTACAACACGCAGAAGCTGCTCTTCAAGATGCGTGACACCGGCAAACTGCCCAGGCTGTCCGATCGGCTGGGCGTGCTGACCCGCACCAACTCCGAGTCGATTGTCGGAGCTCAAACCCTCACGGTACCAACGGATCTGGATCTCACCCATGGTGTGGCCATCACATCGTCGGTACATCCCACCGCCGACACCCACGTCGAGCCGGTGCGGTACGGCAAGGGGTCCAATGCGATGGGCCTGCTGCAGACGCTGATGACCGACGGCGCCGGCCCGGGCGGCACCGATGTGCCGCGCTGGCGCCAGTTCCTGGACCAAGGCCGTGAGCAGCCTGCGCTGCTGATCCGGCTGCTGAACCCGGCTCGCTGGAGTGAACGGACGGTCATCGCCTTGGTGATGCAGCATCTGGACAACTCGATCACCACCTTTACCAGACGCGGGCCGGGGGGCCGGCGGGTGTTGACGTCCAAACAGGGCCACGGAGAACCGAATCCGACGTGGATCCCGGTCGGCAACGAGTTCACCAGGCGGATGGCGGAAAAAGTCGGCGGCATCGCGGGCGGTACCTGGGGTGAACTGTTCAACATCCCGCTGACCGCGCACTTCCTCGGCGGTGCCGCGATCGGTGCCGATGCCGAACACGGCGTCATCGACCCGTACCAGCGGGTGTACAACTACCCAACGCTCTACGTCGCCGACGGCGCCGCGATCTCAGCGAATCTCGGTGTGAATCCGTCTCTTTCGATCACTGCACAAGCAGAGCGGGCGGCGGCGCTGTGGCCCAACAAGGATCAGGAAGACGTCCGGCCGGCCCAGGGAGAGCCGTATCAGCGGCTCGACCCGGTCGCCCCGTTGCATCCCGTGGTGCCCACCGATGCTCCGGGTGCGTTGCGGCGGTTGCCGATCGAGCCGGTCAACACAACCGCTTAG
- the guaB gene encoding IMP dehydrogenase, which yields MSIAESSVPIAVPVPTGGDDPTKIAMLGLTFDDVLLLPAASDVVPATADTSSQVTRKIRLKVPLVSSAMDTVTESRMAIAMARAGGMGVLHRNLPVGEQAGQVETVKRSEAGMVTDPVTCSPDNTLAEVDAMCARFRISGLPVVDGDGALVGIITNRDMRFEVDQNKPVSEVMTKAPLITAREGVSAEAALGLLRRHKIEKLPIVDGHGKLTGLITVKDFVKTEQFPLATKDSDGRLLVGAAVGVGDDAWTRAMTLVEAGVDVLVVDTAHAHNRGVLDMVYRLKTAVGDRVEVVGGNVATRAAAAALVEVGADAVKVGVGPGSICTTRVVAGVGAPQITAILEAVAACKPFGVPVIADGGLQYSGDIAKALAAGASTAMLGSLLAGTAESPGDLIFVNGKQFKSYRGMGSLGAMQGRGAAKSYSKDRYFQDDVLSEDKLVPEGIEGRVPFRGPLSTVIHQLTGGLRAAMGYTGSASIEALQQAQFVQITAAGLKESHPHDITMTVEAPNYSTR from the coding sequence ATCCGACCAAGATCGCCATGCTCGGTTTGACGTTCGACGATGTGCTGCTGTTGCCGGCCGCCTCGGACGTGGTGCCTGCCACAGCGGACACGTCCAGCCAGGTCACCCGCAAGATCCGGCTGAAGGTACCGCTCGTCAGCTCGGCGATGGACACCGTGACCGAGTCGCGGATGGCGATCGCGATGGCCCGTGCCGGCGGTATGGGCGTGCTGCACCGCAACCTGCCCGTCGGGGAGCAGGCGGGCCAGGTGGAGACCGTGAAGCGATCCGAGGCCGGCATGGTCACCGATCCGGTGACATGCTCGCCGGACAACACGCTGGCCGAGGTGGACGCGATGTGTGCGCGGTTCCGGATCTCGGGGCTGCCGGTGGTCGACGGGGACGGTGCTCTCGTCGGGATCATCACCAACCGCGATATGCGGTTCGAGGTTGACCAGAACAAGCCGGTCTCCGAGGTGATGACCAAGGCGCCGCTGATCACCGCCCGCGAGGGTGTCTCCGCAGAGGCCGCGCTCGGGTTGCTGCGCCGGCACAAGATCGAGAAGTTGCCCATCGTCGACGGCCACGGCAAGCTCACCGGCCTGATCACGGTGAAGGACTTCGTCAAGACTGAGCAGTTCCCGCTGGCCACCAAGGACAGCGACGGCCGGCTGCTGGTGGGCGCTGCCGTCGGTGTGGGTGATGACGCCTGGACCCGAGCCATGACGCTGGTCGAAGCCGGCGTGGACGTGCTGGTCGTCGATACCGCCCATGCCCATAACCGGGGTGTGCTGGACATGGTGTACAGGCTTAAGACGGCGGTCGGCGATCGTGTCGAGGTGGTCGGCGGCAACGTCGCCACCCGGGCCGCGGCGGCGGCGCTGGTGGAGGTCGGCGCCGATGCCGTGAAGGTCGGTGTCGGCCCGGGCTCGATCTGCACGACCCGTGTGGTGGCCGGTGTGGGAGCCCCGCAGATCACCGCGATCCTCGAGGCCGTCGCGGCCTGCAAGCCGTTCGGGGTGCCCGTGATCGCCGACGGCGGTTTGCAGTACTCCGGTGACATCGCCAAGGCACTCGCGGCCGGTGCGTCGACGGCCATGCTGGGTTCGCTGCTGGCCGGCACCGCCGAATCGCCTGGTGATCTGATCTTCGTCAACGGCAAGCAGTTCAAGAGCTATCGCGGCATGGGCTCGCTGGGTGCCATGCAGGGCCGGGGTGCGGCCAAGAGCTACTCCAAGGACCGCTACTTCCAGGACGACGTGCTCTCCGAGGACAAGCTCGTGCCCGAGGGTATCGAGGGCCGGGTGCCGTTCCGTGGCCCGCTCTCGACCGTCATCCACCAGCTCACCGGCGGTCTGCGGGCCGCCATGGGTTACACCGGGTCGGCCTCCATCGAAGCGCTGCAGCAGGCCCAATTCGTGCAGATCACTGCGGCGGGGCTGAAAGAGAGCCACCCGCACGACATCACAATGACTGTCGAAGCACCGAACTACTCCACCCGCTGA
- a CDS encoding GuaB3 family IMP dehydrogenase-related protein, whose amino-acid sequence MVEIGMGRTARRTYELNDINIVPSRRTRSSKDVSTTWQLDAYRFEIPVVAHPTDALVSVEFAIELGRLGGLGVLNGEGLIGRHADVEEKIAQVLEKAAASDEPSAAIRLLQQLHAAPLNPELLGQSVARIREAGVTTAVRVSPQNAQALTPALVAAGIDLLVIQGSIISAERVAKDDGAGEPLNLKKFISELDVPVVAGGVLDHRTALHLMRTGAAGVIVGYGSTQGVTTSDEVLGISVPMATAIADAAAARREYLDETGGRYVHVLADGDIHTSGDLAKAIACGADAVVLGTPLSVAAEAQGDGWFWPAAAAHPSLPRGALLQIALGERPALETVLNGPSDDPFGSLNLVGGLRRAMAKAGYCDLKEFQKVGLTVGS is encoded by the coding sequence ATGGTCGAAATTGGCATGGGCAGAACCGCCCGCCGGACCTATGAACTCAACGACATCAACATAGTGCCGTCACGGCGCACCCGGTCGTCGAAGGATGTGTCGACGACCTGGCAGCTGGACGCCTACCGGTTCGAGATTCCCGTCGTCGCCCATCCCACGGACGCGCTGGTGTCGGTCGAATTCGCCATCGAACTCGGGCGCCTCGGTGGGCTGGGTGTGCTCAACGGTGAGGGTCTGATCGGTAGGCACGCCGATGTCGAGGAGAAGATCGCCCAGGTCTTGGAGAAGGCGGCGGCTTCCGATGAGCCGTCGGCGGCGATCCGGCTGCTGCAGCAACTGCATGCGGCACCGCTGAACCCGGAGCTGCTGGGACAGTCGGTGGCCCGCATCCGGGAGGCCGGGGTGACGACCGCAGTCCGGGTCAGCCCCCAGAATGCCCAAGCGCTGACGCCCGCCCTGGTGGCTGCCGGTATCGACCTGCTGGTCATCCAGGGCAGCATCATTTCGGCCGAGCGGGTCGCCAAGGATGACGGCGCCGGTGAGCCTCTCAATTTGAAGAAGTTCATCTCCGAGCTCGATGTCCCGGTGGTGGCGGGCGGCGTCCTGGACCACCGCACCGCCCTGCACTTGATGCGCACGGGTGCGGCCGGTGTCATCGTCGGCTACGGCTCCACACAGGGCGTCACCACCAGCGACGAGGTGTTGGGTATCAGCGTGCCGATGGCCACGGCGATCGCCGATGCGGCCGCCGCACGCCGGGAGTACCTCGACGAAACCGGCGGCCGCTACGTGCATGTGCTGGCCGACGGCGACATCCACACATCGGGCGATCTGGCCAAGGCAATTGCGTGCGGCGCCGATGCAGTGGTGCTGGGCACGCCACTTTCGGTTGCCGCGGAGGCGCAGGGGGACGGCTGGTTCTGGCCGGCCGCCGCGGCGCACCCGTCGCTGCCGCGCGGCGCACTGCTGCAGATTGCGCTGGGGGAGCGGCCGGCGTTGGAGACCGTGCTCAACGGACCTTCGGATGACCCGTTCGGCTCGCTGAACCTCGTCGGCGGACTGCGTCGGGCCATGGCCAAGGCCGGGTACTGCGATCTCAAGGAGTTTCAGAAGGTCGGCTTGACCGTCGGGTCCTAA